The proteins below are encoded in one region of Anoplopoma fimbria isolate UVic2021 breed Golden Eagle Sablefish chromosome 19, Afim_UVic_2022, whole genome shotgun sequence:
- the LOC129108621 gene encoding high choriolytic enzyme 1-like — protein MTFFKCTLGLLVLLLLSDCSWAEEKDLSVSELLWRANKDVVRTEGGPFVVDDIAYANENERNADPCTAKDCKWRKYSDGKVYVPYVIATHFSSRERSIIERGLLSFHDVTCIRFFQRTNQRDYLSIQSDKGCYSYVGRQGNNQTVSLERPGCIYHSVVQHELLHALGFNHEQCRSDRDQHIRILWENIESGWEFAFYKINTLNLNTPYDYNSVMQYRRDAFSRNNKPTMVPIPNPNVEFGTATKMSKNDIIRVNKLYKC, from the exons ATGACTTTCTTCAAGTGCACCCTCGGgctcctggtcctcctcctgctctctgacTGCTCCTGGGCTGAAGAGAAG gatctgtctgtctctgagctcctgtGGAGGGCCAACAAGGATGTTG TGCGTACAGAAGGGGGGCCCTTCGTCGTTGATGACATTGCTTATGCCAATGAAAATGAGAGAAACGCTGATCCCTGCACCGCCAAAGACTGCAAGTGGAGAAAATACAGCGATGGAAAAGTATACGTGCCTTATGTCATCGCCACACATTTCT CTTCTCGTGAGCGTTCCATCATCGAGCGTGGGCTGCTGTCTTTCCACGACGTCACCTGCATTCGCTTCTTCCAACGGACCAACCAGAGGGACTACCTGAGCATCCAGTCCGACAAAGG CTGTTACTCCTATGTCGGCCGCCAGGGTAACAACCAGACGGTGTCTCTGGAACGTCCGGGCTGCATCTACCACAGCGTCGTCCAGCACGAGCTGCTCCACGCCCTCGGCTTCAACCACGAACAGTGCCGCTCCGACAGGGACCAGCACATCCGGATCCTGTGGGAGAACATCGAGTCCG GTTGGGAGTTCGCCTTCTACAAGATCAACACGCTGAACCTGAACACCCCTTATGACTACAACTCTGTCATGCAGTACCGCAG GGATGCCTTCTCTCGGAACAATAAGCCCACTATGGTTCCCATCCCCAACCCCAACGTTGAATTCGGGACGGCCACCAAGATGAGCAAGAACGACATCATCAGAGTGAACAAGCTGTACAAATGTTGA